GTCAGATGCGCGTCGGCTCGAACGCGACGCGCCTCGGCCTGATCGAACGGCTCGAACGCGCCAACCAAAAGCACGACCGGCACGTTGCGAAATTGAGGGTTCTGTTTGATGGCCTCGCAGAGCTCGTAGCCGTTCTTCCCCGGCATGAAAATATCGGCCAATACCAGGTCTGGTCTGACCTCGGCCAGGCGACGTTCCGCCATATCGCCGTTGCTCACCGCGACGACCTCGATGCCCTCGTCGGCAAAAGTTAGATTGACCACCTTTTGAATGGTGATGCTGTCATCGGCGAGTAGAATTCTGCTTCCCATCTGACTCTCCCTCAGTCCGCTTCAGCAGGCGCACAGTGCCGGACTTAGCTGAAAACTGATCGATCATCGCTTTGAGGTAGTCGGTCCAACACAGTCTTCTCGTACTGCAAGGCACGCGCGCTGCGACTGCTGCGGCTTCAAACTCCTAATCTTTTTGGGGGCTTTCAATCGAAGAAGAGAAAGGTCTCGAACGCGTCCGTTGAGACCGGTTTCATTGTCCCAGCGGGGAATGTTAGCACAAAAGCATACAGGTGTCTTTAGTTAAGAATTCAGCGGAATTTGGCTGATAAAGACGAACGTTAAGCGCCGCGAGAATCTACTCTATGCGCTGAATACCGCGTCTTACAGACCGTGAACTCTGCTGATTTTCTGCCGCGGCTGCCGGCTCACTTTCAGATTGCGCCTGCGTGCAGGAGTACATGACCGCCGAGACCTGAATGTCATCGATGAACCAGCCCGTATACCCGTTCAGCACTCCTGAGGAGTCGTCGAAGCCCGCCAGGAACCTTAGCTTCACTCGCTTGCCGGTGAACCCGCTCAAGTCAACGACCACCTGGCTGAACACTCCGGGCTTTCCACGAGAGGTCCACGCGAAGCGAGTGCCCAGCGGATTGTTGGAAGCTGCGGTCACCTTTCCGTCGTACCCGCCAACCAGTGTCAGCGATCCAGCGTCTTGCCAGCTTTCGCCCTCGTCGGTCGAGAGCTCGAGCACGCCGCCGTCAAACCCCGGTTCAAAATTGTAGATGTGGAAGAATGACAGCCGCACCTGGCCGGCATTGTCCGGAATAGTCACGACCTTCTTCATGAAAAGCTGAGAGAGCTGACTATCGTTGCGCTCTTTACCGGGGTCTTCGGCGTGGTAGGTCATATTGCCGCTATGGGCGGGTCCTTGATGGAAGTCGAATCCGCCTTTCTTCTTCCACTTCACGCCGCCGTTGTCGATATCATCAAACAGCAATCTTTCTGCCGGCCCGCCTGGTTGACTGGGCCGCCCGACCTGCGCACGAACAGGCAGGGTGAAGCGCCCGGCGGTCGTATCAAGTTGCAGTTGAAGATTGGCAACCGATCCGCATCGAAGGTTGGACGGCACCTGGATCTGAAACGCCGTCTCGTTCGTTCCCGTTTGACCCGGTGCTATGGCGTTGAACGCGGACGAGCTTTGATTGCCCGAAGCGAGCGACAACGCTCCGCTCTGAATATCCGCCGCAGTGGTCTGTGATTGGTTTCTGACCGTCACTGTGATTTTCGCCGACTCACCCGCAAACAATGAGGCATCGGTTTTTCCATCGGCGTGCTGGATCGTCACCCCTGCCGATACGTCGCCGCCAGAGTCGATGGCCAGCAGCGGAATCGCAGTCTCGAGGCCGTTGGTCACGACGAGCGCGAAGTCTTGATCGAGCGGATTAAAATCGCCGGGCACTCCGTCGCCGGCGATAACCGTCGGCCGCACGCGAATGGCAAATGGCCCCGTAAGCCCAGCCGGGAGCCTGACCCCTTGCACATTGTTTGTGAAGTCCTTCTGACCGCCTTGCGTCGAATACTGTCCCGAGAAACGGTTTCCATTGTAAACAACTCCGCCCACGATCACTTCCAGGTTGAGCTGGTTCACATAAGGCGCGTTCGTCACCGAATTGCCAGGTGGATCGGTCCATACAAGCATGACTCGCAACTCTTTCGACGTGTCAGCTATCACGCCGGTAGTTTGGAACGGCGCTCCGCCACTCTCTGTAAACGTTCTCGATGGCGACTCGTCGTAGATAATGCGATTAGTGGGTTCAAACATGCGGCCGATGTTCAACAGGCCCCACCCCTGATGCGCGCCTGGCAGATCGTCGTTGGCAAACTTTCCATTGATGTAACTGGTCGAGTTTAGTATGAAGGCTTTTACAAGCGCAGGACTCGGTTCGGGGCCGAGGGTTGTTCTCAGCCACTGAAAGGCGAGTGCGGCGGCGCCGGTTACAACTGGGGTTGAGTGGCTTGTCCCCGACGACCAGGTGTACAGCGTTTGTCCCAATGGAAAATAGCGATCGCAGACGCCGTTACCCGCATAGAGCTTGTCTTGGGAGGCGGCCCCCTGCATGTGCGACCCGGGCGCTACGAGGTCAGGTTTCGTTCGGCCGTCCTGCACTGGCCCATAACCCGAAAAGAAAACGATGTCCTGCGCGTTATCGGCATCGAGGGCGGTCAAGCCGCACCTGTCGGTTTCAGTCCCTCGCACGTTCTCGCTGATGCCAACCGTGATGACGTTCTTTGCCGTTCCCGGGATTGACACCGAAGTTGTGTTGGTGTCGCCTTCGTTTCCGGAGGCAAACAGAATCGTCATGCTCTGATTCCCCGGCGCGATAGTATCCGCGTCACGCACGAGCGAGTCGAACACCTGAGCATCGTCTGAGTAGTAATTGCAGAAATCCGAGTCGCACGCGCCCCAACTGTCATTCGACATGCGCGCGCCCGCGCGATACGCCTCCGCAATGAACTGCGTGTAAGAAAACGAGCTGGAACTCCTGCTGTCGGGGAAGAGCTTGGACACACCGATGCGCGCGAACGGGGCTGTGCCGAGTCCATATTGGAAACCCTGCGCATCAGCAAAAGCGCTGCCTGATTTGTTGCTGAAGCCGCCTAATATTGACGCATTGATCGTCCCGTGCCCCAACGCATCGTGCGTCGGAAGTATGGTCGGATCGCCCGGGTGAGAGTCTTGGGTGAAGTCGTGCAGGTAAGCGACCCGCGACGCACCGGCCGCATCCAGGAAATCCGGGTGCAGTCTGGCCGGATCCGCTGATCCCTGGTCGAGGCCCGTATCGCCTATGTCGATCGAGAAGTCGAAAGTCGAGTTGAATCCCACCGAGTTCAAGAAAGCCTGAAAGCCGGGTCCGGTAGGACGACTGACCTGGATGTTGTTTACCGTGTCGAATGCCAACGCGCCCGCCACTATCTGATCGGCGCGCTCGTCCATAAGCTTCATCGGGGACCAGCGCCCGATGGCCACGACATCCGCAGACTTGGCTAGTTCTCTTAGCTTGTACGATTCGATTAGTACTTTTATGTTCACAGCCCCCGACGCGCGAAACTCGGGCATCAGCACTTTGCTCGCAAGCGAGTTCACCAGAGCGGCGGTATTGTTCGACTCGGGCGTGTCGAGGATCTGGATCGACGCGGATATCTGCTCGACTGAATCAAGCTTGATGTGCGAGTCGAGCTTGTAAGCGGGATGATAAGGCCCGTCCCACTGAACGATGGCCGAGCCGTCGGCACTTTGCTGAAGCGCGTGTAGCCGCGCCCGCTGCGACCGTGTCGTCCACATCAGATAAGCGTTGTTAGGAACATATCCAACAACCTTTGCGCCGGTTGCAGTCAGCAGCCCTACAGTCTCAGTTGTCGGGGGTCCAAACAATTGGACCAGATGAAGCGCTCGCGAGGTGGTCTCCGGTTGGCGAAGATCATTTCCGATTATTGGCTCGGGTCCCGTCGTGTCGATCTGGCCTCGTTTGAGCAACACCAGATTCAAGTCGTCCCTCAGATGCGCGCGCTCCAGCGTGGTCGCGCTCAGCGAGTTAAGCTCTGCATTACTCACCTCGACGAGCGAATACGCGCCATACTTTTTCGATTTGCGCGTCGAGCGAGAAGAGGACAGCCGCTGCTCGAGCTGCGAGTCATCCGCCTGAAGCATTAGCTTGTGAGCCGCGCCAGGGCTTCGATACGCGAGCGGCTTCACGCCCGGCCGGGCGTGCCGTTTGCCGGCGCGGTCCTCGGACCGCTCATTGATTCGCGATTGGCTGTTATCCGATCGAGTCGGCAACGCTCCTACGACTGTCAATAGAATAAGCAGCGCAGCTCCGAGCGAAATCCGCAGGGTGAAGCTTTTCATTACAACATCTCCTTACAGAAGCGATCCGAATG
The genomic region above belongs to Acidobacteriota bacterium and contains:
- a CDS encoding S8 family serine peptidase — translated: MKSFTLRISLGAALLILLTVVGALPTRSDNSQSRINERSEDRAGKRHARPGVKPLAYRSPGAAHKLMLQADDSQLEQRLSSSRSTRKSKKYGAYSLVEVSNAELNSLSATTLERAHLRDDLNLVLLKRGQIDTTGPEPIIGNDLRQPETTSRALHLVQLFGPPTTETVGLLTATGAKVVGYVPNNAYLMWTTRSQRARLHALQQSADGSAIVQWDGPYHPAYKLDSHIKLDSVEQISASIQILDTPESNNTAALVNSLASKVLMPEFRASGAVNIKVLIESYKLRELAKSADVVAIGRWSPMKLMDERADQIVAGALAFDTVNNIQVSRPTGPGFQAFLNSVGFNSTFDFSIDIGDTGLDQGSADPARLHPDFLDAAGASRVAYLHDFTQDSHPGDPTILPTHDALGHGTINASILGGFSNKSGSAFADAQGFQYGLGTAPFARIGVSKLFPDSRSSSSFSYTQFIAEAYRAGARMSNDSWGACDSDFCNYYSDDAQVFDSLVRDADTIAPGNQSMTILFASGNEGDTNTTSVSIPGTAKNVITVGISENVRGTETDRCGLTALDADNAQDIVFFSGYGPVQDGRTKPDLVAPGSHMQGAASQDKLYAGNGVCDRYFPLGQTLYTWSSGTSHSTPVVTGAAALAFQWLRTTLGPEPSPALVKAFILNSTSYINGKFANDDLPGAHQGWGLLNIGRMFEPTNRIIYDESPSRTFTESGGAPFQTTGVIADTSKELRVMLVWTDPPGNSVTNAPYVNQLNLEVIVGGVVYNGNRFSGQYSTQGGQKDFTNNVQGVRLPAGLTGPFAIRVRPTVIAGDGVPGDFNPLDQDFALVVTNGLETAIPLLAIDSGGDVSAGVTIQHADGKTDASLFAGESAKITVTVRNQSQTTAADIQSGALSLASGNQSSSAFNAIAPGQTGTNETAFQIQVPSNLRCGSVANLQLQLDTTAGRFTLPVRAQVGRPSQPGGPAERLLFDDIDNGGVKWKKKGGFDFHQGPAHSGNMTYHAEDPGKERNDSQLSQLFMKKVVTIPDNAGQVRLSFFHIYNFEPGFDGGVLELSTDEGESWQDAGSLTLVGGYDGKVTAASNNPLGTRFAWTSRGKPGVFSQVVVDLSGFTGKRVKLRFLAGFDDSSGVLNGYTGWFIDDIQVSAVMYSCTQAQSESEPAAAAENQQSSRSVRRGIQRIE